One Mycolicibacterium sarraceniae genomic window carries:
- a CDS encoding amino acid ABC transporter ATP-binding protein, whose amino-acid sequence MAPRPEPVSLAASDIHLTLGTNAILRGVDLEVPAGTTSAVIGPSGSGKSTLLRTLNRLYEPDKGDILLAGKSVLHDDPDKLRQRIGMVFQQFNLFPHRSVVDNVALGPRKLKRLPAHESRELALAQLERVGLRHKADVRPTTLSGGQQQRVAIARALAMAPQVMFFDEATSALDPELVKGILAVIAELGSDGMTMVVVTHEMGFARSTADSVVFMDHGRVVESGPPDQIFTAAKTDRLQRFLSQVL is encoded by the coding sequence ATGGCGCCCCGCCCTGAACCGGTTTCGTTGGCGGCCAGCGATATCCACCTGACCTTGGGCACCAACGCGATACTGCGCGGGGTGGACCTCGAGGTCCCGGCCGGCACCACGTCAGCCGTCATCGGACCGTCCGGGTCGGGTAAGTCGACGCTGCTGCGCACCCTCAACCGCCTCTACGAACCCGATAAGGGCGACATCCTGCTCGCCGGAAAGTCGGTGCTGCACGACGATCCCGACAAGCTACGTCAGCGCATCGGCATGGTGTTCCAGCAGTTCAACCTTTTCCCGCACCGCAGCGTGGTGGACAACGTGGCCTTGGGCCCACGCAAACTCAAGCGGTTGCCGGCCCACGAATCGCGCGAGCTGGCGCTGGCTCAGCTCGAGCGGGTTGGGTTGCGGCACAAGGCGGACGTGCGTCCGACGACGCTGTCCGGCGGACAGCAGCAGCGGGTCGCCATCGCCCGGGCCTTGGCGATGGCACCGCAGGTGATGTTCTTCGATGAGGCCACCTCGGCACTGGATCCCGAGCTGGTCAAGGGAATTCTGGCGGTGATCGCCGAGCTCGGATCCGACGGGATGACGATGGTGGTGGTCACCCACGAGATGGGATTCGCCCGCTCCACCGCGGATTCGGTGGTGTTCATGGATCACGGCAGGGTGGTCGAATCCGGCCCACCTGACCAGATCTTCACCGCCGCCAAAACCGACCGGTTACAGCGGTTCCTGTCCCAAGTTCTGTAA
- a CDS encoding transglycosylase domain-containing protein gives MEPIRDDTIALRDPIDVVKAAMDGTPPPKFPPPPPPPPPPRRGGPVGPRPPSFSQQINWKWLRRSLYIAVVLLVVLPMITFGMAYMIVKVPQPGDLRTNQVSTILASDGSELAKIVPPEGNRVDVNIDQVPVPVRYAVMAAEDRDFYTNPGFSFSGFARALKNNLFGGDLQGGSTITQQYVKNALVGDARSGVGGVVRKAKELVISTKMSGEWSKDQVLQAYLNIIYFGRGAYGISAASKAYFNKPVEQLTIAEGALLAALIQRPSTLDPAVDPEGAASRWNWVLDGMVSMGALSKEERAQQVFPPTVPPEQARAANVITGPNGLIERQVTKELLDLFNIDEQTLNTQGLQITTTIDPQAQQAAENAVTKYLDGQMPDMRSAVVSIDPKTGGVKAYYGGSDAQGFDFAQAGLPTGSSFKVFALVAALEQGIGLGYQVDSSPVTLNGITITNVEGEGCGVCTIAEALKRSLNTSYYRLMLKLKNGPSDVADAAHRAGIAESFPGVDHTLSEDGKGGPPNNGIVLGQYQSRVLDMASAYATLANSGVYHKPHFVQKVVNSRGEVLFDASTSDNSGEQRIPKAVADNVTAAMQPIAGWSNGHNLAGGRASAAKTGTNQLGDTGANRDAWMVGYTPSLATAVWVGTTDGTEPLVTKGGGQVYGSGIPSDIWKATMDGALKGTDNEIFPKPTEIGGYAGVPAAPPPPPPPPPPPPSIQVIQPSIEVAPGITIPLGPPTTITVPAGPPGVPGAPELPPAGPGDPNAPLPPPP, from the coding sequence ATGGAGCCGATCCGCGACGACACCATTGCGCTGCGCGACCCGATTGACGTCGTCAAGGCGGCCATGGACGGCACGCCCCCGCCGAAGTTCCCCCCGCCTCCGCCTCCGCCACCACCGCCACGCCGTGGGGGACCGGTGGGCCCGCGGCCGCCGAGCTTCTCCCAGCAGATCAACTGGAAGTGGTTGCGCCGCTCGCTGTACATCGCTGTCGTGCTGTTGGTCGTGCTGCCGATGATCACCTTCGGGATGGCCTACATGATCGTCAAAGTGCCTCAGCCCGGCGATCTGCGCACCAACCAAGTGTCGACCATCCTGGCCAGCGACGGCTCCGAGCTGGCGAAAATTGTTCCCCCCGAAGGTAACCGGGTTGACGTCAACATCGACCAGGTCCCGGTTCCGGTACGCTACGCGGTGATGGCCGCCGAAGACCGCGACTTCTACACCAACCCAGGCTTTTCCTTCTCCGGCTTCGCCCGGGCGCTCAAGAACAACCTCTTCGGCGGCGACCTGCAGGGTGGCTCGACCATCACCCAGCAATACGTGAAGAACGCGCTCGTGGGTGATGCCCGGTCGGGTGTCGGTGGTGTGGTCCGCAAGGCCAAGGAACTCGTCATCTCCACGAAGATGTCGGGTGAGTGGTCCAAAGACCAAGTGCTGCAGGCGTATCTGAACATCATCTATTTCGGCCGCGGTGCTTACGGCATCTCGGCGGCCTCGAAGGCGTACTTCAACAAGCCCGTCGAACAGTTGACGATCGCCGAGGGTGCCCTGCTGGCAGCGCTGATCCAGCGGCCGTCGACGCTGGATCCAGCGGTCGATCCTGAAGGTGCGGCCAGCCGCTGGAACTGGGTGCTCGACGGCATGGTGTCGATGGGCGCGCTGTCGAAAGAGGAACGCGCCCAACAGGTCTTCCCGCCGACGGTGCCGCCCGAGCAGGCGCGTGCGGCCAACGTGATCACCGGACCGAATGGCCTGATCGAACGCCAGGTCACCAAGGAACTGCTCGACCTGTTCAACATCGACGAGCAGACGCTCAACACCCAGGGTCTGCAGATCACTACGACGATCGACCCGCAGGCGCAGCAAGCCGCCGAGAACGCGGTGACGAAGTATCTGGACGGTCAGATGCCGGATATGCGTTCGGCGGTGGTATCCATCGACCCGAAAACCGGTGGCGTGAAGGCCTATTACGGCGGCTCGGACGCCCAGGGCTTCGACTTCGCCCAGGCCGGGCTGCCCACGGGTTCGTCGTTCAAGGTGTTCGCGTTGGTGGCCGCCCTCGAACAGGGCATCGGGCTGGGCTATCAGGTGGACAGCTCACCGGTGACCCTCAACGGCATCACCATCACCAATGTCGAAGGCGAGGGCTGCGGTGTCTGCACTATCGCCGAGGCACTCAAGCGATCGCTGAACACCTCTTATTACCGGCTGATGCTCAAGCTCAAGAACGGCCCGAGCGATGTCGCCGATGCCGCGCACCGCGCAGGGATCGCAGAGAGCTTCCCGGGCGTGGACCACACCCTGTCCGAGGACGGTAAGGGCGGACCACCCAACAACGGTATCGTGTTGGGGCAGTACCAATCCCGGGTGCTTGACATGGCCTCGGCGTATGCGACGCTGGCGAATTCGGGCGTCTATCACAAGCCGCACTTCGTCCAGAAGGTGGTCAACTCCCGCGGTGAGGTGCTCTTCGACGCCAGCACTTCCGATAACAGCGGAGAGCAGCGCATCCCGAAAGCCGTCGCCGACAACGTCACCGCGGCCATGCAGCCGATCGCGGGCTGGTCCAACGGACACAATCTGGCCGGCGGGCGTGCCTCGGCGGCCAAGACTGGGACCAACCAGCTCGGCGACACCGGTGCCAACCGGGACGCGTGGATGGTGGGCTACACCCCGTCGCTGGCGACCGCGGTCTGGGTCGGCACGACTGATGGCACCGAGCCGTTGGTCACCAAGGGCGGCGGCCAGGTCTACGGCTCGGGTATCCCGTCCGATATCTGGAAGGCGACGATGGACGGGGCACTGAAGGGTACCGACAACGAGATCTTCCCCAAGCCGACCGAGATCGGCGGCTACGCCGGTGTTCCGGCCGCGCCGCCGCCGCCGCCTCCGCCGCCGCCTCCGCCGCCATCGATCCAGGTGATCCAGCCCAGTATCGAAGTCGCACCGGGTATTACGATTCCCCTGGGTCCGCCCACGACCATCACCGTGCCCGCTGGACCGCCAGGCGTACCGGGCGCGCCGGAGCTGCCGCCGGCCGGCCCCGGTGATCCCAACGCTCCCCTTCCGCCTCCGCCGTGA
- a CDS encoding DUF4344 domain-containing metallopeptidase produces MARKIRTAVLAGVIVAGALTGCGHTSSSTKGSTSPAAGATTDGAFPTPTQTDVNGNGTPDAQDPDQAWPGKMTVVYEEAKTPDAVRGRKFMEDTNLLPQLADDINTTLKLPYDIPLRGSQCDEPNDFWSPSDKAMTLCYEDIANSLDIYQKAGDAKPAEGTFHEALAAFYHEAGHMVIDLYDLPATGREEDVADQASVYLLLRPGDDGKVDRDSVVAILDSARWFNAMNELDGGEVNFADPHSPNKARMYNMVCWAYGGQPQLTGDVVAAGLLPESRAGSCDEEYQKLDHAWNTLLTPYLKS; encoded by the coding sequence GTGGCACGGAAGATTCGGACAGCGGTGCTTGCCGGCGTGATCGTGGCCGGCGCCCTCACCGGTTGCGGACACACCTCGAGTTCCACGAAGGGTTCTACATCGCCGGCCGCAGGTGCGACAACCGACGGCGCATTCCCCACGCCCACGCAGACCGATGTCAACGGCAACGGCACGCCGGATGCGCAAGACCCCGACCAGGCGTGGCCCGGCAAGATGACCGTGGTCTATGAGGAGGCCAAGACACCGGACGCCGTCCGCGGACGGAAGTTCATGGAAGACACCAACCTGCTGCCGCAGTTGGCCGACGACATCAACACCACCCTCAAGCTTCCCTACGACATACCTCTGCGGGGCTCGCAGTGTGATGAGCCGAACGACTTCTGGAGCCCGTCCGATAAGGCAATGACGTTGTGCTACGAGGACATTGCCAACAGCTTGGACATCTACCAGAAGGCGGGCGACGCCAAACCCGCTGAGGGCACCTTCCATGAGGCACTCGCCGCGTTCTACCACGAGGCCGGGCACATGGTGATCGACCTCTACGATCTGCCGGCCACCGGGCGCGAAGAGGATGTGGCCGACCAGGCGTCGGTCTACCTGCTGTTGCGCCCCGGGGACGACGGCAAGGTCGACCGCGACAGCGTGGTCGCCATCCTCGACTCGGCGCGCTGGTTCAACGCGATGAATGAGCTGGACGGTGGCGAAGTCAACTTCGCCGATCCCCATTCACCGAACAAGGCTCGGATGTACAACATGGTCTGCTGGGCCTATGGTGGCCAGCCCCAACTCACGGGTGACGTTGTCGCCGCGGGGCTGCTGCCCGAATCTCGCGCGGGCAGTTGTGACGAGGAATACCAGAAGCTGGACCACGCCTGGAACACACTCTTGACGCCCTACCTGAAGTCCTGA
- a CDS encoding DUF5318 domain-containing protein — MRLQRQVVDYALRRRSLLAEVYSGRTGVTEVCDANPYLLRAAKFHGKPSTVMCPICRKEPLTLVSWVFGDHLGAVSGSARTAEELVLLATRFDEFSVHVVEVCRTCEWNHLVKSYVLGAPRPKDGTRGRRGTQTARSGARTASE, encoded by the coding sequence GTGCGATTGCAGCGACAGGTGGTGGACTACGCCCTGCGGCGACGCTCCCTGCTGGCCGAGGTCTACTCCGGCCGGACCGGTGTGACCGAGGTTTGTGACGCCAATCCCTATCTGTTGCGCGCCGCCAAGTTTCACGGCAAGCCCAGTACGGTGATGTGCCCGATCTGCCGCAAGGAGCCGTTGACATTGGTGTCCTGGGTGTTCGGCGATCACCTGGGCGCTGTCTCCGGGTCGGCGCGCACCGCCGAGGAGCTGGTGTTGCTGGCGACGCGGTTCGATGAGTTTTCGGTACATGTGGTGGAGGTATGCCGCACCTGCGAATGGAATCACTTGGTTAAGTCATATGTGCTCGGAGCGCCGCGTCCCAAGGACGGAACGCGCGGTCGCCGGGGCACCCAGACGGCGCGCTCCGGCGCGCGCACGGCCAGTGAATAG
- a CDS encoding MarR family winged helix-turn-helix transcriptional regulator, which produces MIETEPQVTDLSGDLQRVLSKLFSVLRRADTKTSTAGADLTLAQLSILLTLLDQGPIRMTELAARERVRTPTTTVAIRRLEKLGLVKRSRDPSDLRAVLVEVTPQGLVQHREALAVRRASLSTLLAKLTDEERETLAKALRPLERLADQAQN; this is translated from the coding sequence ATGATTGAAACCGAGCCGCAGGTCACTGATCTGTCAGGTGACCTGCAACGGGTTCTCTCGAAGCTGTTTTCGGTCTTGCGTCGCGCCGACACCAAGACGAGTACCGCAGGCGCGGACCTCACGCTTGCCCAGCTGTCGATCCTGCTGACCCTGCTCGATCAGGGCCCGATCCGGATGACGGAGCTGGCTGCGCGCGAGCGAGTGCGCACCCCGACGACCACGGTGGCGATCCGTCGTCTGGAAAAGCTTGGTCTCGTCAAGCGCTCGCGGGACCCCTCGGACCTGCGCGCCGTCTTGGTCGAGGTCACCCCGCAGGGGTTGGTGCAGCACCGCGAGGCGCTGGCAGTGCGGCGAGCGAGTCTGTCGACACTGCTGGCGAAGTTAACCGACGAAGAGCGGGAGACGTTGGCCAAGGCACTGAGGCCGTTGGAGCGGTTGGCTGACCAGGCGCAGAACTAG
- a CDS encoding LLM class F420-dependent oxidoreductase: MTFPIRIGVQLQPQHSTDYNEIRDAVRRCEDIGVDVVFNWDHFFPLYGDPDGAHYECWTMLGAWAEQTSRVEIGALVSCNSYRNPELLADMARTVDHISGGRLILGIGSGWKEKDYDEYGYDFGTAGSRLDDLAEALPRITSRLSKLNPAPTREIPILIGGQGEKKTLRLVAEYGDIWHGFTNAETYPGKAEVLARHSSDVGRDPAVIERSAGVEGGQDVDALLASADALAGLGVTLLTVGANGPDYNLGPAQALIRWRDNR, translated from the coding sequence ATGACCTTTCCGATTCGCATCGGCGTGCAACTGCAGCCGCAACATTCCACCGACTACAACGAGATCCGCGACGCCGTCCGGCGCTGTGAGGACATCGGCGTCGACGTCGTCTTCAACTGGGACCACTTCTTCCCGCTCTACGGTGACCCCGACGGCGCGCATTACGAGTGCTGGACGATGCTCGGCGCCTGGGCCGAGCAGACCTCCCGCGTCGAGATCGGCGCCCTGGTCTCCTGTAACTCCTACCGCAACCCGGAGCTGCTGGCCGATATGGCCCGCACCGTCGACCACATCTCCGGAGGCCGGCTGATCCTAGGCATCGGATCGGGTTGGAAGGAGAAGGACTACGACGAGTACGGCTACGACTTCGGCACCGCCGGAAGCCGCCTCGATGATCTCGCCGAAGCGCTGCCGCGCATCACATCCCGGCTGTCCAAACTGAATCCGGCCCCGACCCGTGAGATCCCGATCCTGATCGGGGGCCAGGGCGAGAAGAAGACCCTGCGCCTGGTCGCCGAGTACGGCGACATCTGGCACGGCTTCACCAATGCCGAGACCTACCCGGGCAAGGCCGAGGTGCTCGCCCGCCACAGCTCGGATGTGGGCCGCGATCCGGCCGTCATCGAGCGGTCCGCGGGCGTGGAGGGCGGCCAGGACGTTGATGCTCTGCTTGCCAGTGCCGACGCGCTCGCCGGGTTGGGCGTGACCCTGCTGACCGTCGGCGCCAACGGCCCCGACTACAACCTCGGTCCGGCCCAGGCGCTGATCCGCTGGCGGGACAACCGCTGA
- a CDS encoding alpha/beta fold hydrolase has translation MDGVIADDELIGLDEFALLPENAEQAGVSAPLPAVARIGFGPISAVRWGTDPVRVVFLHGGGQNAHTWDTVILGLGASALAVDLPGHGRSAWREDGDYGPKLNAEAIEPVLRELAVDADLVVGMSLGGLTALRLATIAPDLVRTLVLVDVTPSAPERHEQMTKAQLGAVALVQGERTFPSFAAMVDVTVAASPSRSRESLRRGVFHNSKQLDDGTWTWRYDSFRTGAGGGGLPESFAGLWDDVPRLTVPTTLVRGANSFFVNDDDADEFARTAPGFQKVIMVPDSGHSVQGDQPGALIEILRGVLSD, from the coding sequence ATGGACGGTGTGATCGCCGACGATGAACTGATCGGACTCGACGAGTTCGCGCTGCTGCCCGAGAACGCGGAACAAGCCGGGGTGAGCGCTCCCCTGCCCGCGGTTGCCCGGATCGGGTTCGGCCCCATCAGCGCCGTGCGCTGGGGCACTGACCCGGTACGCGTGGTCTTCTTGCACGGCGGCGGCCAGAACGCCCACACCTGGGACACCGTCATCCTCGGGCTCGGCGCTTCTGCGCTGGCCGTCGACTTGCCCGGCCATGGCCGCTCGGCCTGGCGCGAGGACGGCGACTACGGCCCGAAGCTCAACGCCGAGGCGATCGAACCGGTGTTGCGTGAGCTGGCCGTCGATGCCGACCTGGTGGTCGGCATGTCGCTGGGCGGCCTGACGGCGTTGCGGCTGGCGACGATCGCACCCGACCTGGTCCGCACGTTGGTACTCGTGGACGTCACCCCGTCGGCGCCCGAACGGCACGAGCAGATGACCAAGGCGCAGCTGGGTGCCGTCGCCCTGGTGCAAGGTGAGCGCACGTTTCCCAGCTTCGCCGCGATGGTGGACGTCACCGTCGCCGCTTCTCCCAGTCGAAGCCGAGAGTCGCTGCGCCGCGGCGTTTTTCACAACTCCAAGCAGTTGGATGACGGCACCTGGACGTGGCGCTACGACTCGTTCCGCACAGGCGCGGGCGGCGGCGGACTGCCGGAGTCGTTCGCCGGCTTGTGGGATGACGTGCCCAGGCTGACCGTGCCGACCACGCTGGTACGCGGAGCCAACTCGTTCTTCGTCAACGACGACGATGCCGACGAATTCGCCCGCACCGCACCGGGTTTCCAGAAGGTGATCATGGTGCCCGACTCCGGTCACTCGGTTCAAGGCGACCAGCCCGGCGCGCTGATCGAGATCCTGCGCGGAGTGCTCAGCGACTGA
- a CDS encoding inositol-3-phosphate synthase → MTEHNGASTDVRVAIVGVGNCASSLVQGVQYYKDADANATVPGLMHVKLGPYHVRDVKFVAAFDVDAKKVGFDLSEAIFASENNTIKIADVPPTDVVVQRGPTLDGIGKYYAETIEISDEQPVDVVKILKDAQVDVLVSYLPVGSDEADKFYAQCAIDAKVAFVNALPVFIASDPVWAKKFTDAGVPIVGDDIKSQVGATITHRVMAKLFEDRGVTLDRTYQLNVGGNMDFKNMLERERLESKKVSKTQAVTSNLTGSLANKIEDKNVHIGPSDHVAWLDDRKWAYVRLEGRAFGDVPLNLEYKLEVWDSPNSAGIIIDAVRAAKIAKDRGIGGPIIPASAYLMKSPPKQLPDDIARTQLEEFIAGE, encoded by the coding sequence ATGACGGAGCACAACGGAGCGTCAACAGATGTACGGGTCGCCATCGTCGGCGTCGGCAACTGCGCATCCTCACTGGTCCAGGGCGTGCAGTACTACAAGGACGCCGACGCGAACGCCACCGTTCCTGGCCTGATGCACGTGAAGCTCGGCCCCTATCACGTGCGCGACGTGAAGTTCGTCGCCGCGTTCGATGTGGACGCCAAGAAGGTCGGCTTCGACCTGTCGGAAGCGATCTTCGCCTCGGAGAACAACACCATCAAGATCGCTGACGTGCCGCCGACCGACGTCGTCGTGCAGCGCGGCCCGACCCTGGACGGCATCGGCAAGTACTACGCCGAGACCATCGAGATCTCCGACGAGCAGCCCGTCGACGTGGTCAAGATCCTCAAGGACGCTCAAGTCGACGTCCTGGTGTCCTACCTGCCGGTGGGCTCGGACGAGGCCGACAAGTTTTACGCGCAGTGCGCCATTGACGCCAAGGTCGCGTTCGTCAACGCGCTGCCGGTCTTCATTGCCTCGGACCCCGTCTGGGCCAAGAAGTTCACCGACGCCGGTGTGCCGATCGTCGGCGACGACATCAAGAGCCAGGTCGGCGCGACCATCACCCACCGCGTGATGGCCAAGCTCTTCGAAGACCGCGGCGTCACGCTGGATCGCACGTATCAGCTGAACGTCGGCGGCAACATGGACTTCAAGAACATGCTCGAGCGCGAGCGCCTCGAGTCCAAGAAGGTGTCCAAGACTCAAGCTGTCACGTCCAACCTGACCGGCTCGCTGGCCAACAAGATCGAGGACAAGAACGTCCACATCGGTCCGTCGGATCACGTCGCCTGGCTCGACGATCGCAAGTGGGCCTACGTCCGCCTCGAGGGCCGCGCCTTCGGCGATGTGCCCCTGAACCTGGAGTACAAGCTTGAGGTCTGGGATTCGCCGAACTCGGCCGGCATCATCATCGACGCGGTGCGCGCGGCCAAGATCGCCAAGGACCGCGGCATCGGCGGCCCGATCATCCCAGCATCGGCCTACCTGATGAAGAGCCCGCCCAAGCAGCTGCCCGACGATATCGCCCGGACTCAGCTCGAGGAGTTCATCGCCGGCGAGTAA
- a CDS encoding ABC transporter substrate-binding protein/permease: MTIHSSRFAAVLAVLLMIVGLVGAAPASADQCAPPGVESASALPTNLAAAAKGPSEDKYTTATTEPLSSVNRDTLRLITPGTLTVGTLSDAPPSICIDAGGQFTGFDNELLRAIADKLGLKITFVGTEFSGLLAQVAARRFDVGSSSITTTDARRRTVGFTNGYDFGYFSLVVPSGSPITGFDKLGSGQRIGVVQGTVQEAYLVDTLHLQPVKFPDYNTVYASLKTRQIDAWVAPSQQAVGTVKPGDPAQIVENTFSLDNFVAYAVANENKPLIDALNAGLDAVIVDGTWSRLYSEWVPRALPPGWKPGSKAAPLPQLPDFAVIAADHEKPAAAASAPKSVLTQLRESFLDWELYKKAIPDLLTTGLPNTLLLTVSAAVIGLVLGMGLAVAGISRSRWLRWPARIYTDIFRGLPEVVIILLIGLGVGPMVGQLTGNDPYPLGIAALGLMAAAYIGEIFRSGIQSVDPGQMEASRALGFSHTSSMRLVVVPQGVRRVLPALVNQFIALLKASSLVYFLGLVASQRELFQVGRDLNAQTGNLSPLVAAGLFYLLLTIPLTHLVNFIDTRLRRGRATTTEDPLEPSTTSQEMV; encoded by the coding sequence ATGACTATTCATTCGAGTCGGTTCGCGGCGGTATTGGCGGTCCTGCTGATGATCGTCGGCCTGGTTGGCGCCGCGCCCGCGAGCGCCGATCAGTGCGCCCCGCCGGGTGTGGAGTCGGCCAGCGCCTTGCCGACCAACCTGGCGGCCGCGGCCAAGGGGCCCAGCGAAGACAAATACACCACCGCCACGACAGAGCCGCTGAGCTCGGTCAACCGCGATACGCTGCGACTGATCACCCCGGGCACGCTGACCGTCGGGACGCTGTCCGACGCGCCACCGAGCATCTGCATCGACGCGGGAGGTCAGTTCACCGGGTTCGACAATGAACTTCTGCGCGCGATCGCCGACAAGCTCGGCCTGAAGATCACGTTCGTGGGCACCGAATTCTCTGGGTTGCTCGCGCAGGTGGCGGCCCGCCGCTTCGACGTCGGGTCGTCCTCGATCACCACCACCGATGCGCGCCGGCGCACCGTCGGCTTCACCAACGGCTATGACTTCGGCTACTTCTCTCTGGTCGTCCCGTCCGGCTCGCCGATCACCGGGTTCGACAAGCTGGGGTCCGGCCAGCGCATCGGGGTCGTGCAGGGCACCGTGCAAGAGGCCTACCTGGTCGACACGCTGCATCTGCAGCCGGTGAAGTTCCCGGATTACAACACCGTCTACGCCAGCCTCAAGACCCGCCAGATCGACGCGTGGGTGGCGCCGTCGCAACAGGCGGTCGGCACGGTCAAGCCCGGCGATCCCGCCCAGATCGTCGAAAACACCTTCAGTTTGGACAATTTCGTCGCCTACGCCGTCGCTAACGAGAACAAGCCGCTCATCGATGCGCTCAACGCCGGGCTGGACGCCGTCATCGTCGACGGCACCTGGTCCCGGCTGTACTCCGAGTGGGTGCCCCGAGCACTGCCGCCGGGCTGGAAACCGGGATCCAAGGCGGCACCGCTACCGCAACTGCCCGACTTCGCCGTGATCGCAGCCGACCACGAGAAACCCGCGGCAGCGGCGTCGGCGCCGAAATCGGTGCTGACGCAGCTGCGGGAATCGTTCCTGGATTGGGAGCTGTACAAGAAAGCCATCCCCGATCTATTGACCACCGGTCTGCCCAACACTCTGCTGCTGACGGTGTCCGCTGCCGTCATCGGGCTGGTGCTCGGCATGGGACTGGCGGTGGCGGGGATATCCCGCTCGCGGTGGCTGCGCTGGCCGGCCCGGATCTACACCGACATCTTCCGCGGCCTGCCCGAAGTCGTGATCATCCTGCTGATCGGATTGGGCGTCGGGCCGATGGTGGGGCAGCTGACCGGCAATGACCCCTATCCCCTCGGCATCGCCGCGCTCGGACTGATGGCCGCCGCCTACATCGGGGAGATCTTCCGTTCCGGGATCCAGAGCGTGGATCCCGGCCAGATGGAGGCCTCCCGTGCGCTCGGGTTCAGTCACACCTCCTCGATGCGACTGGTGGTTGTGCCACAAGGTGTGCGGCGGGTGTTGCCCGCGTTGGTGAACCAGTTCATCGCACTGCTGAAAGCCTCGTCACTGGTGTACTTCCTGGGCCTGGTCGCCAGCCAGCGCGAGCTCTTCCAGGTCGGCCGTGATCTCAACGCCCAGACCGGAAACCTGTCGCCATTGGTGGCGGCCGGGTTGTTCTACCTGCTGCTGACGATTCCGTTGACCCACTTGGTGAACTTCATCGACACCCGGCTGCGCCGCGGCCGGGCGACCACCACCGAGGACCCGCTGGAGCCGAGCACCACGAGCCAGGAGATGGTGTGA
- a CDS encoding PadR family transcriptional regulator: MLELAILGLLLESPMHGYELRKRLTGLLGAFRAFSYGSLYPALRRMQTDGLIIEDTAPAGTTVLRRARRVYQLTDAGRQRFAELVADTGPQNYTDDGFGVHLAFFNRTPAEARMRILEGRRRQVEERREGLREAIARASNSLDRYTRQLHQLGLESSEREVKWLNELIAAERVAQSHPDQA, from the coding sequence GTGTTGGAGCTTGCCATCTTGGGTCTTCTCCTCGAATCCCCCATGCACGGCTACGAACTGCGCAAGCGGCTGACGGGCCTTCTGGGCGCTTTTCGGGCGTTTTCATATGGCTCGCTGTATCCGGCACTGCGCCGGATGCAGACCGACGGGTTGATCATCGAGGACACCGCACCCGCGGGAACTACGGTGTTGCGCCGTGCCCGCCGGGTGTATCAACTGACCGATGCCGGACGCCAGCGCTTCGCCGAGCTGGTGGCCGATACCGGTCCGCAGAACTACACCGACGACGGCTTCGGTGTGCACCTGGCGTTCTTCAACCGCACACCGGCCGAGGCACGGATGCGAATCCTTGAAGGCCGCCGCCGCCAGGTGGAAGAACGCCGCGAGGGTCTGCGGGAGGCCATCGCCCGGGCGAGCAATTCGCTCGACCGCTATACCCGACAACTGCATCAGCTGGGCCTGGAGTCCAGCGAGCGGGAAGTCAAGTGGCTCAACGAGCTGATTGCCGCTGAGCGGGTGGCCCAAAGCCACCCAGACCAGGCCTGA